The Cheilinus undulatus linkage group 2, ASM1832078v1, whole genome shotgun sequence genome has a window encoding:
- the tyr gene encoding tyrosinase, translating into MRILFVSVILLHLTGTCFCQFPRACATSEGLRTKVCCPVWEGDGSACGALTGRGFCADVVVSDEPHGPQYPHRGVDDREQWPLAFFNRTCRCAGNYGGFNCGECKFGYWGSNCAEYRVSVRRNIMSMSTAEQQKFISYLNLAKNTISRDFVITTGTRKEMGDNGENPMFANINTYDLFVWMHYYVSRDALLGGPGNVWADIDFAHESAAFLPWHRVFLLMWENEIRKLTGDFNFTIPYWDWRDAQTCEVCTDSLMGARSSFNPNLISPASVFSSWKVICTQPEDYNNREVLCDASGEGPLLRNPGNHDPLRVSRLPTSGDVEFAVGLPQYETGPMDRFANLSFRNVLEGFASPETGMAVPGQSTMHNALHLFMNGTMSSVQGSANDPIFLLHHAFIDSIFERWLRTQQPIRTHYPQTNAPIGHNDGYYMVPFIPLYRNGDYFLSNKVLGFEYAYLLDPGQRFLQEFITPYLEQAQRIWQWLLGAGMLGALIAAIIAGIIVVIRKKWKRSQRRKRVPSFGERQPLLHSSSDDGSASYQNTL; encoded by the exons ATGAGGAtcctgtttgtgtctgtgattTTGCTGCACCTCACTGGGACCTGTTTCTGCCAATTCCCCCGTGCATGTGCCACCTCAGAGGGCCTTCGGACCAAAGTGTGTTGCCCAGTGTGGGAGGGCGACGGCTCAGCTTGCGGTGCCCTCACAGGCCGGGGCTTTTGCGCTGATGTGGTGGTCTCAGACGAGCCCCACGGGCCCCAGTATCCACATAGGGGTGTTGATGACAGGGAGCAGTGGCCTTTAGCTTTCTTCAACAGGACATGCCGCTGTGCTGGAAACTATGGTGGTTTTAACTGTGGTGAATGTAAATTTGGGTACTGGGGTTCTAACTGTGCTGAGTATAGGGTGTCTGTACGCAGGAACATCATGAGCATGTCCACAGCTGAGCAGCAAAAGTTTATTTCCTATCTCAACCTGGCCAAGAACACCATCAGCAGAGATTTTGTCATCACCACAGGTACTAGAAAAGAGATGGGGGACAATGGAGAGAACCCCATGTTTGCAAACATCAACACCTATGATCTGTTTGTCTGGATGCACTACTACGTGTCCCGGGATGCTCTCCTGGGAGGGCCAGGCAATGTTTGGGCAGACATTGACTTTGCCCATGAATCAGCAGCATTTCTACCCTGGCACCGAGTCTTCTTATTGATGTGGGAGAACGAGATTAGGAAGCTTACGGGAGATTTTAACTTCACCATTCCATACTGGGACTGGAGGGATGCCCAGACCTGTGAGGTGTGCACTGATTCACTGATGGGGGCCCGCAGCTCCTTTAATCCCAACCTGATCAGCCCTGCATCTGTATTCTCCTCCTGGAAG GTAATTTGCACCCAGCCAGAAGATTACAACAACCGAGAGGTCCTCTGTGATGCTTCAGGGGAGGGCCCGCTGTTGCGCAACCCAGGAAACCATGATCCATTGCGTGTGTCACGTCTCCCTACATCAGGTGACGTGGAGTTTGCTGTAGGCCTTCCCCAGTATGAGACAGGACCCATGGACCGTTTTGCTAATTTGAGCTTTAGAAATGTACTGGAAG GTTTTGCCAGTCCAGAGACAGGTATGGCAGTGCCAGGTCAGAGCACCATGCACAATGCCCTGCACCTCTTCATGAATGGCACCATGTCCTCAGTTCAAGGGTCAGCCAATGACCCCATATTCCTGCTGCACCATGCCTTCATTGATAG CATCTTTGAGCGCTGGCTCAGGACCCAGCAGCCTATCCGGACCCATTACCCACAAACCAATGCCCCTATTGGCCACAATGACGGCTACTACATGGTACCATTTATACCTCTCTATAGAAACGGAGACTACTTTCTCTCCAACAAGGTTCTAGGATTTGAATACGCCTACCTGTTGGACCCTG GTCAGAGGTTCCTCCAGGAGTTCATAACGCCGTACCTCGAGCAGGCACAGCGGATCTGGCAGTGGCTGCTGGGAGCTGGGATGCTTGGGGCGCTGATTGCAGCAATTATTGCTGGAATAATTGTTGTCATAAGAAAGAAGTGGAAGCGAAGCCAGAGGAGAAAGAGGGTGCCAAGCTTTGGAGAGAGACAGCCACTTCTGCACAGCAGCTCAGATGATGGATCAGCTTCATACCAGAATACTCTGTAA